A single region of the Lotus japonicus ecotype B-129 chromosome 4, LjGifu_v1.2 genome encodes:
- the LOC130710480 gene encoding ubiquitin domain-containing protein DSK2a-like, which yields MGGDGAGEESKGAEEVNINVRCSNGSKFSVQVSLNSAVGSFKDLVARNCDIPVEQQRLIYKGRILKDDQTLQSYGLEADHTVHLVRGFAPTNTTGGTNSGGTNTTTDNARGAGANDGGGLGGLGFGASLFPGLGINGTGGNGLFGDGLPNLEQMQQPFISNPNLVREIMNTPAMQNLINNPEIVRNLIMSNPQMQELMDRNPELAHILNDPSTLRQTLEATRNPEIMREMMRNTDRAMSNIESSPEGFNMLRRMYENVQEPFLNATTMGGNAGNNDTAISGTQGGQVRDQSTNPSTANSETTGGSPVPNTNPLPNPWSSTRTGPAPPNNTRRSTAGGDARQQTPTGLGGLGMPDLEGMLGGSGMPDAASLAQLMQNPAISQMMQSILSNPQTLNQILGTNTEQRGMPDLNSLREVMRNPEFLRMFSSPETMQQLMSLQQSLLSQLGQQQPTQESGQTGGGTGPLNNLGLEMLSSMFGGLGAGSLAVPNRSNEAPEQLYATQLSQLQEMGFFDTQENIRALIATSGNVHAAVERLLGNSGQ from the exons ATGGGAGGTGACGGTGCCGGTGAGGAATCGAAAGGTGCCGAAGAGGTCAACATCAACGTTCGCTGCTCCAACGGTTCCAAGTTTTCAGTTCAGGTTTCCCTCAATTCCGCCGTCGGATCCTTCAAGGATCTCGTTGCTCGCAACTGCGACATCCCCGTCGAACAACAGCGCCTCATTTACAAGGGTCGGATCTTGAAGGACGATCAAACCCTTCAGAGCTACG GTTTGGAGGCAGATCACACTGTCCATTTGGTACGTGGCTTTGCACCTACCAATACAACTGGTGGGACCAACAGTGGTGGCACCAATACCACAACGGATAATGCTAGAGGTGCTGGTGCTAATGATGGTGGGGGTTTAGGAGGGCTTGGTTTTGGAGCTTCCCTGTTCCCTGGACTAGGTATCAATGGCACTGGGGGAAATGGCTTATTTGGTGACGGACTTCCGAATCTTGAACAAATGCAGCAACCATTTATTTCAAATCCCAATTTGGTGAGAGAAATAATGAACACACCTGCTATGCAGAATCTAATAAATAATCCTGAGATAGTGCGGAATCTTATAATGAGTAACCCACAGATGCAAGAGCTCATGGATCGAAACCCTGAGCTAGCACACATACTTAATGACCCCAGCACTCTTCGCCAGACTCTTGAAGCTACAAGGAATCCCGAGATCATGCGTGAAATGATGAGAAATACTGACAGAGCTATGAGCAACATTGAATCTTCTCCTGAGGGATTCAACATGCTGAGGCGCATGTATGAGAATGTTCAAGAACCATTTTTAAATGCCACTACAATGGGTGGTAATGCGGGAAATAATGATACAGCAATTTCTGGGACTCAGGGTGGCCAAGTCAGGGATCAATCAACTAATCCCTCAACTGCTAATTCTGAAACAACTGGTGGTTCTCCTGTACCCAATACTAACCCGCTTCCTAATCCTTGGTCCTCTACTAGAA CTGGACCTGCCCCACCAAATAATACTAGAAGATCAACTGCTGGCGGGGATGCTAGACAACAAACACCTACTGGCTTAGGAGGGCTTGGTATGCCGGACCTTGAAGGCATGTTGGGTGGCAGTGGTATGCCAGATGCTGCTTCATTGGCCCAGTTAATGCAAAATCCAGCTATCTCACAAATGATGCAAAGTATCCTTTCCAACCCACAAACATTGAATCAG ATTCTTGGGACTAATACTGAACAGCGTGGCATGCCTGATTTAAATTCTCTTAGAGAAGTGATGCGGAATCCAGAGTTCCTTCGCATGTTTTCTTCACCTGAGACAATGCAG CAACTCATGTCTCTCCAGCAATCTCTTTTGTCTCAGCTTGGTCAGCAACAACCAACACA GGAATCAGGTCAAACTGGTGGAGGCACTG GACCATTGAACAACTTGGGGTTGGAGATGTTATCGAGCATGTTTGGTGGACTTGGAGCTGGTAGTCTAGCTGTTCCAAATAGATCAAATG AGGCCCCGGAGCAATTGTATGCCACCCAGCTTTCACAGCTTCAAGAGATGGGGTTTTTTGACACTCAAGAGAACATAAGGGCACTTATTGCTACATCAGGGAATGTTCATGCAGCAGTTGAACGGCTTTTGGGAAACTCTGGTCAGTAA
- the LOC130709873 gene encoding G2/mitotic-specific cyclin-2-like → MVNLKENNSKATTMPKNLQGGVNRMGTKAAGQNRRALSAINENLVQGRSYPCVVNNKRALSGKHEIVEKKQADLAHRPITRRFAAQLASAKISLAEITKKGSAESKSINDEPVTMSLEKTKTLHSGPDPMEEVEMEDIKEESIMDIDGCDADNPREAVEYIEDIYSFYRKIETISRVSPNYMEQQMDINPNMRAILIDWLIEVHDKFDLLQETLFLTINLIDRFLAKQELVRNKLQLVGLVAMLLACKYEEVSVPIVSDMVQLSDKAYTRSQVLEMEKMMLNTLQYNMSVPTVYVFLRRFLKAAQADKTLELLVFFLVELSLVEYEMLKFPPSMVAAAAVYTAQCTVNGFKEWSKTCEWHTKYSEAQLLECSTLIVGFHQRARLGKLTGVYRKYCSSKFGFAAKCYNPAYFLLENEL, encoded by the exons ATGGTGAATTTGAAGGAGAACAATTCCAAGGCGACCACCATGCCCAAAAATCTCCAAG GAGGGGTGAATCGAATGGGTACCAAAGCGGCTGGACAAAATCGGAGAGCTTTGAGCGCTATTAATGAAAATCTGGTTCAAGGTCGATCTTACCCTTGCGTTGTCAATAACAAGAGGGCGTTGTCTGG TAAGCATGAGATTGTTGAAAAGAAGCAGGCTGATCTAGCGCATCGACCCATCACAAG GAGGTTTGCTGCACAATTGGCTAGCGCTAAAATATCTTTAGCTGAG ATAACCAAGAAGGGATCTGCTGAGTCCAAGTCCATCAATGATGAACCAGTGACAATGTCTTTGGAGAAAACTAAAACATTGCATAGTGGTCCAGATCCTATG GAAGAAGTTGAGATGGAGGACATAAAAGAAGAGTCTATTATGGACATTGATGGTTGTGATGCAGATAACCCTCGTGAAGCAGTGGAGTATATTGAGGATATCTATTCTTTTTACAGAAAAATTGAG ACCATTAGCCGTGTTTCACCAAATTATATGGAGCAACAGATGGACATTAACCCAAATATGAGGGCTATACTAATTGACTGGCTTATTGAG GTGCATGACAAATTCGATCTCCTGCAAGAGACATTGTTTCTTACAATCAATCTCATAGACAGATTCTTGGCAAAACAAGAATTGGTGAGAAACAAGCTTCAATTGGTTGGTCTAGTTGCCATGCTTTTGGCATGCAAATATGAGGAGGTTTCTGTGCCTATAGTTTCGGATATGGTGCAACTCTCAGACAAGGCATACACAAGGAGCCAAGTGCTAGAAATG GAGAAGATGATGCTAAACACATTGCAGTATAACATGTCGGTGCCAACTGTGTATGTTTTTCTGAGAAGATTTCTGAAGGCAGCTCAAGCAGATAAAACA CTTGAGCTGCTAGTTTTCTTCTTGGTGGAGCTATCTCTGGTGGAATATGAGATGTTGAAATTCCCACCATCTATGgtggctgctgctgctgtctACACAGCTCAATGCACTGTCAATGGCTTCAAAGAATGGAGCAAGACTTGTGAATGGCACACAAAGTACTCAGAGGCTCAGCTATT AGAGTGCTCTACTTTGATAGTTGGGTTCCACCAGAGGGCTAGGTTAGGGAAACTCACTGGAGTGTATAGGAAATACTGCTCATCAAAATTCGGCTTTGCTGCGAAATGTTATAACCCGGCTTATTTTCTTCTGGAGAACGAATTGTGA